The DNA segment TGTCCTCGCGGGAGTGGGACATGACCATCTTGAAGGCCGAGTGGACGGTCACTCCGTTTAAGGCGACCGCGGCCTTGCCCGTCGTGGCGCAGGCGACGAAGGCGTTAACCCTCGAGATCTCGGTGTCTCCGTAAGCGATCTTCTTGCTTTTGCAGTATCTGTTGTAGACGTCCATGATGAGGTGGAGGGTGAAGGTCTTGCCGCAGCCGGCCGGACCGGTGAAGAAGATTCGGAGGGGCTCGGAGTCGTCGGTCGTGAGGCGATGAATTACTTCCTCGATTATCATGCGCTGCCGGTGGTTAGTCATCCTCATCCTCGCATAGAAGTCTTCCAGCGGCATGCAGTCTTCCCGCTTCTTCACGGCGGGGCAGTTCGAGGCGACCAAGGCGCTCGCGACCGCGTTCTCGGGCACGATATCGGTGTCGTCGTTCTCGACCACGATTTTGGCCCGAGTCGCGCCTCTCTCCTCTCCTTCCGCTGCGGCCACCGCGCGCTCATCGTCCTCTATTCCCATGCTCTCGTTGATGTTTTTGACGTATTCCAAGAGCTCGGCACTGGTTACGCCGCTATTGAACTTCTCCTTGACCTCCATGAGTCTCTCCTTGTTTTCGTCGAAGATGGTCTCGAACTTGTTGCGATCTAGAAACTCGTTTTCCCTCCTAAAGGGCACGTACAGCATCACGTGCTCCCTCTTGTAGTTGACGACGTCGTTGATGTCGTAGTCGCGGCATCGGAGGATCGCCCTCTTCGTGCGCTTAGTCAGCTTGCCTTTCGAGCTGTATTCGGTCATGAATTCGGCCAGCGTGAGGTCTTCCAGCTCGGGAGGGCGTTCTTCGTACTTGTCGATAGCGCTCTCCCGCCAAATGTCAGTGCTGTTCGCTTCGAGGTGTTCCCTGTCCATTTCGTCCTTCGTCTTCTTGCTGCGAATCCGCTCTTCGGGCCACACCGTGTTCACGAAGATGACGTCCGTGCTGGTTTCGCTCATGTGGAACTGCAGCAACACCCAGGCCGCTTCTTGTGCGGACATTTCAATTCAGTTCAGGATGCGCACGCCGAGTTTGCGTAGGGCCAGCTCGTACGTCAGCTTGTTCTCCGCGTCTTCGTCGAAGATGGCCCGGAGGGCTCGGTTGAGGGAAGAGACGCCACGATTGGACTTGTTTACGTACTCGACCACGTAGGCGGCACAGGCGTACACGTCCAGGATTATCTGCAGGTCCATGTTCGAGTTGAGGACGTGGCCAATCCACGGGTTGAATGCGTTGACGTTGCATTGGTCCAGGTCTCGCTTGAGCATCAGGGTGGGCCTCGTAAGGCCAGCTCGGATCACCATCTGGTAGTGCCCAAAGTCGCGGATGCCGTGCTGTTCCCACATGTATTCAAACGACGCGTAAATTGTGTGTTGCAAGACGTCGTGCAGAGCATCCCTCGTCGCCTTGAGGTTTTCAAAGTGCTTGGCGCCCTCGGGGTCTTCTTCCTTTTTTGGCGAGGCCAGTGGAGTCAACACCACGGTGCAAGGCATCGGCCACAAGGGGAAGTTGAAGCGACACGTCTTCCTCGATCCCTTGTAGCACGTGTGGGTGTGCTCGTGGCATTGGCAGCTGGGCCTGGCCAAGGCCTCGTTGTTCAGGGACAGGATGCGTTCGGGCAAAGCAACCGTCTCGGGCATCCCGCCGTTCTCCACCTGTTCATTAGGCGCGTTAGCAAGCCAGAGGAGAATGTGTGCGTGAGCACTGCCTCGGAGTTGGATTTCGATGCGTTTGAAGCATTCGACGACGTGGTTTGGCCGGAAGGAGCTTATGCGTTTGTTGCAAAGTATCTGCATGATTACTCTGACCATATGTTCAAAGTAGATGGCGCAAACCACCGGGTCCTCGTTCACCAGGACGGCCGCGTAGTACCTGTCCATCTCCTCTTCGTCGTAGTCGACTTCGTCCTTTGCAACCTTTAGTTTCTTCAGGAGCTTCAGGAGGTCGGGCCAATGCATCTCCGAGGCCGAGAGGGTGAGAAACGCCGTGGGCTTGCCCAATTGGCGTATCATGGCAAAGAGCTCGCCCTTGCGGGTGTGCCAGTATTGTACGTTATTAGGCACGCCCTTCTTAAATCCCAGGTCTCGTTCTACCAGGTTCTGGACCTTTTCGGGATTCTCCACGTCCTCTCTCGTCAACGCCTGCAATCCGGGGGCGTTCTTGAAGAATGCTTTCATGTTGTCGCCGACGCGATAGCGTATCACCTTCGCGCCCATGTAGAGGACGTGATCCGGTAGCGCTCCTCGTCTGTGGCTACGGCGAATTTCCGACGCGGCCATCGAGGTGACGCTCGGTCTCGCCTCCGGCTTGATGTATCGGGGGTGGCCGAGATAGATCTGCGGGAAGGAGAGCTCTTCTGCGTGGGTGTCGTAGAGAATGCTGATTGGCCTCTGCCCTTCCCCGGGAGCCATCGTCACGGTGTGGTTTAGCATCTCGTCCTCGTCGAACATCAGGGTGCGTTGGTCCATCATCAGGGCGGCCGCGTCGAACATCGGGCTGTCTTCGTCTTCTGCGCCGTCGTCGCAATCCTCGAGGTCCGCCCCGGTGTTTTGTTCGGCCTCGGCGATCATCTCCATGACTCTGTCGATGTCGAACGTGATGCCGTAGTGCCGGTACAGCGGGGAGTCTTGCAAGACCTTGATCCACGGCAGCAGCACCTCGCGGGAGACCTCGTCGGCCAAGTAGACGCCCTTATCGATGCGGCGCCTCTTGATGTTCACTAGGATCTGGTGTTGGTCGTCCACGTTTCTCGGCAGTTGCTTGAGCATTGCGTCCGTGCTCACCGGCACGTTCACGATGGGGCCCTTGATGCCGTACTGGCCGTTCTTCCAGTTCATAAGCCTTCGGATCTGAACGAAGGGTATGCGTGGGGACACGAGTCTCTCGGCGACCGGGTTTAGGCGCGGCAGCCCCTTTGGCATCGGCGGGTACTTGTAACCGTTGGACGTGCTGTAGAAGGGAATCTTTTGCTTTCTGAGGCTGCCCTTACACGTGTTGCAAACCACGGCTCAGGCCAATTGATTATCGGTCCACTCTGGAAATGCTTGGCACAGCGTGGGGAACATCGCGGGAGTCACCGGCGTAAGCTTTTCTTTGTGCCATAGGCGGGCGCACACCGAACATGCATAACCAAACGGATTGTTGGTGAAGCGCTTGGCAAACTCAAGTGTTGCGGCATCAAACTCGGCCACTCTTGTGGCGTGCTCCCTGCGGCGCTCTTCGGCAATCTCCTCGCTGGTTTGTCGTTGCTGTAGCTGACGCATGGCCGCCTCTTCGATGCGTCGCCTCTTCCGATTTTCCTTCTCCGTTTCTCGTCTGGGCCGCTCCTTTTCGAGGCGCTGCTCTCGTTCTTCGGGAGTTTCTAAAGCACGCTTCTGTCGGTTGGCAACATTTCTCCCTTCCTGTCTCAGTCGTTCCTTTTCGAGTCGCTGTTGTCGCTCTTCGATGGTTTCCATGGCACGTCTCTGTCGTTTAGTGGCATTCCAGCGCTCCGAACTGGTAGAAATGCTGACGGAGTCGCCGATTCCGCTAGTTGAATCACTGGTTGAGGCTTCACTTACACCCTCGTAGCGTTGTCGTCGAGCCGCATATTGAGCGCGCCGCTTGGCTAGGCGTTCttcgcgttcttcatcggtttccgtagcacgctgcagccttcgttttgcattcctattattaacgtccttagcgtttggaggcatcttgaccgcatacacgcccggcgcaaagacgctggcgcggttgcgggcacagagactgacgcgacggcgggcgcgcgccgcttcatccctggcgtgacgtcacatatcacgtgatgcagcgatggtggcgccgccgccacgtcgcgcgcgacggcgcgaaccaaagcgtggaggcctccgccgggcgacgtccgacggcgcgatatgaggccccatctgcagccggtgtgacgtcatcacgtgacgtcacatcatgtgatctcacttcagggtcaatggtggccaccgccgggaggcgaccgacggcgcgatatgaggccccatctgcagccggtgtgacgtcatgtcacgtgacctacttgaaggtcacttaaaggtcaatggtggccaccgccgggaggcgaccgacggcgtgatatgaggccccatctgcagcctgtgtgacgtcatcacgtgacgtcatgtcacgtgaccccacttcagggtcaatggtggccaccgccgggcatcgcgcgaaggcccgaaacctacgttaatatgcttcgcataaaaatgcAGAACACAGGCATCACTGACAGTGCACTCTATGGCCGCTGCGCCTTCAGGAGACAGCTGTGCAAGGAGGAGGCAGTTCCTGCTGTGCATCATCAGCCTTGGTTATATCCACTGCACCATAAAGGCATCGTCCAGCTGAGACTTATGTTATCCTCGTAAATTTAGCAACCAACTCCCTTCACAGCCTAGGCAATATTATGCTCTCAAAAAAGCTTTCAAGATTATTAATGTGGGTTTCCATGAATCCTTCATCTCTCTTGACTGGAATCAATGCTCCCCCTTGGTCTACATGCAAGTACAGGTAGCAAACAGTGCTCCCTACCAGGTTCAGGTGCAGCTGTGCCTGAACTTGGTAGTAGTATTTATGTGCTGCCTTTAGTACACCTGCAGAATCTAAgcaaaaatctgccttgcactgccCCTCCTTAATTAATTCGTCCGGATGTACATGCCGCAAGCTATATAGGCATTTAACCTCTAAAAGTGCTGGGGGGTGGCAATCGCAGACAAGCAAACCGTCTGGACTACACCCAAGATACGGATACCTTGGATGAATCATCAAACCGCAATCTTCGAGTCTGCAATTTGTATGCTTTGTttgaaaagcagcaagagcacGCTGTTTCGCTAACTGCTCATAATTTATGCCATACTGCATGGCAAGGCTGGTAATGCAGTTGTCATTAAGTATTCTCTTCATTAATGACTCGCAATTCAATCGTTTGGAACGGCAAACATCTTTGAACAATGAAGCAGTTATCCTGCCCTTGCGGTGGGAAAACCACTCGGCACAGTTTCTTTGCTCCCTTGCggcagcttcaattttttttgcagagGTCATGGTAAGGCTGAGCTTATCCACTGCTCGCTCACTTCCAAGCAGCTTTCCGAAGTTGAGGTTGCACAGAGGTCTTTCGAGAGTAATCTCTAAGTCATCCACTGGTGGCTCCACTTTGTTCAGCTGCCTTTCTTTGCACTTCGGTGACTGGAAGGAAACctgaaaaaaaatgtcttcattAGTCTAGTTATAAATTTTTATTATGGGCAAAGATGTTAAGAAGTCTGACTAACAGTTTAGGCAACAATACAAGGGCGGCAACACTGCCTTGTCAGCAAGAATACATTGAGCATGGCTGTGGGTTCAGGTCATTCCTAAAACTTGCACTCCAATTCAAGATAAATAAGTCAAGTTATGTTCATGCATGACAAAGGCTTATGCATTTTTGTCGCTACCTTCTCTGAGTGATGTGTCGCTTGTTGCCTCTGGACACTTGCTGGTGCCTGAGAAGGTTGCTGGATCTCCGTTCTCGTCGTCATCAATGTGTTGTGGAGAAGGGTGCCTGCAAAATGAAAAGCATCACCACAATGCCTAACAGCCAATTTCATTCCATGAAAGGCACTCAAACTCACACCTACATATATTAGTCAATGTACTACCTTCATTTTCTAAAATATGACAGTGCAATCAGGACAAGAGTGAATAAATGGATGGATGAGCCCAGTGTTCACTTGCAACTGCATTCATCAAAAAAGTATAAAATATGTTCTACAATGAAAATTTTTCATATGTGGCTAGCACATGTGCTCCGAGGACTTGTAAATGCTTGGCAAAATCTTTCCACAAACTAACACTCAAAGATATTGATCCCTTTTACACTTACACTCTATTTTGCTCCTTACTGTGTTCCATTTCAGTTTATACTCACAGCACATAAATGCACTGAATATGCAGCTCTAACTAAGAAAGAAATCATCTCTTTCATAAGGAACACTGCAAAACGGGACTAAGCACATACagcggtgaactttttttttacattaaaagCAGCATTCATTCTCACCCAGATACACATGTGTCAatgagcaaatttttttcttatgagCCCGAGTTCTCAAAAATGGCTTCTCTTCCCTTGGAAAGAAATGAAGATCTCATTATTCGTGTTCTGTGTTACCGACAATACGAAAATTTGTCGTCCAGCCAGCCATTCCACAGAATTCAAACAGGTTCATGATTTTTCTCATTCACATATGCTTGCAAACAGATTTTTCTTGGAATGTGAAATATCTTCAACATGTGACAATTGTTTTCTCCTCTGTCTGCGAAAATGACTGGCTTCCAAAATGAGCTGCATGTGTATTCCATATAAAGTACATAAGCTCTATATCTTAGATCAGTTTTCACTCATTAGTGTCCATGGTCCTCATTGTGCTACTGAACTTCTAGAAACTAATGACTTTGATCACTTGCCACTTCCTTGTTGTAGAGCCTTACTCGTACTATATGCAGCAAGTGACAATGTTATCTGACACTGAATACCAGCAAAGCACACTCATATTACTACACCGGCAACCAGCTTGTTTAATAGATGTGTGTCATCTCAGCAATACTCACCAGGAATATTGAAGAGCTCGCCATAAGGTGACTTTTTGATGTGGTCTGCGAGTTCTTCTTTGCTTGCAAAATGCTTGACCTTTCGGGTCGGCCTTGGGTGCTGCGTGCTTGCGGGGTCCACCATTGACCTCTTAAGATTGAAGGACATGGAATTGAGAAGGGCCGGCTCAACATTTCTCTTTGTACCCCGATTCCAAGCTGCCGCCTTGTCGGTACATGAGATGCCAGTGATGCCTGCTGGACGCCCATTTCTAGCTTCCACAACAGGGCACCAATATGGCTACAAACACGTGCTTTTCCAGCCATGCAAGAACAACCAGCAGTCACCACTTGACCATTCTTCCGCACACAGGCCCAAGGCGACCATGGTTTTTTGTTTACTGCCTGAGAGGGTCGCACATCGGCCTTCACATACACAATATCAGCAGCTGCTTCGTGACTCAGCACCTGGCCCACCCAACCGCACTGCAGCTGGTTATAAGAGTCCAGGCTTTTGTACGCCTCTGCCTCTTTAAGATCACAGGCCTTTGATCTAATCAAGTAGCATACAATATGAGCACTTGTTATGCTTGGCCAGAGTTTGGTGTCATCTGTCCACTGCTGCACGAGCAGGGGATGAGCATGGGTgtcaccatctgaaaaaaaaagacggcatgCAAAGGACATTAAAATAATGATACCTCCAAAGGCCGGCAAAAGTGCATTGGGCGCTACAGCTCTTAAGGAGATATGTACGATCATGAGTTCACTGTAATGCTGCCATAATATGGATCCCACAGTTGCTTCTGCCTTCTTGAAATTTGAGCAGTGCAAAACAGATGCGATAATGCTGGTTAACTGCCCGAATACAAGGCACACAAGTCCGATCGCAAAGCACATATGGTTGCGCAAAATACTCTGACGCAACAGGAGTTGGCGGCCTTACACATATTTCGGCAACTGGGCAGACTATCAACTAACACTGCCTCGCACATAATCAAATTGCGCTCTCACGGCTGCGTGTGCTTGTGCAGCCTACGTACGAGGCGTGAAGGGTCTACCAATCTCGttctttccaactttgtttcgTGACGCATCGAGCGAGTTCCACATTGCAGTGGTGTGGCTATGTGGGACGCGGCCGACAACGGGAAAGAACACGCGTACTGACGAAGCTAATTCGAAGGATTTACATGTAGTAGAACGTACGGTACACGTCAGATGCGGCCAAAGACGAACTGTGCGGGATTGCCGGAGCCCTCGCGAGCAAGTTCGGAACGCCAGCCCATCGGTGGCAGAAGGCAGCGCAGATCGGCGACTCCGCTGTCAGCGGTCTGCCGGTCCTTCTTTCCGCTGAATGTCAGGTGGCCCGCGGTAACTTACAAAGACTGTAACACGCTACGCAGCCGttaaaaaacaatatttatttgtttactacgGTTATTCATTATTTTAGTAGTAAGTAGCACAGACACTCACCGATCGTGATCGTTTGCTCCGTCGATGCAATAACGGCCGGTTGGTTGccttgaccaccagcgcttccagCCGCTTGCGCCATTCAAAATGCACACGGCTTCAAGCTCACCACTGCTACGTTTCGGCAGATTTATTTTGCGAG comes from the Amblyomma americanum isolate KBUSLIRL-KWMA chromosome 1, ASM5285725v1, whole genome shotgun sequence genome and includes:
- the LOC144115571 gene encoding uncharacterized protein LOC144115571, with the translated sequence MSFNLKRSMVDPASTQHPRPTRKVKHFASKEELADHIKKSPYGELFNIPGTLLHNTLMTTRTEIQQPSQAPASVQRQQATHHSEKSPKCKERQLNKVEPPVDDLEITLERPLCNLNFGKLLGMDITKADDAQQELPPPCTAVS
- the LOC144109897 gene encoding uncharacterized protein LOC144109897, translated to MPPNAKDVNNRNAKRRLQRATETDEEREERLAKRRAQYAARRQRYEGVSEASTSDSTSGIGDSVSISTSSERWNATKRQRRAMETIEERQQRLEKERLRQEGRNVANRQKRALETPEEREQRLEKERPRRETEKENRKRRRIEEAAMRQLQQRQTSEEIAEERRREHATRVAEFDAATLEFAKRFTNNPFGYACSVCARLWHKEKLTPVTPAMFPTLCQAFPEWTDNQLA
- the LOC144115492 gene encoding uncharacterized protein LOC144115492, whose amino-acid sequence is MSAQEAAWVLLQFHMSETSTDVIFVNTVWPEERIRSKKTKDEMDREHLEANSTDIWRESAIDKYEERPPELEDLTLAEFMTEYSSKGKLTKRTKRAILRCRDYDINDVVNYKREHVMLYVPFRRENEFLDRNKFETIFDENKERLMEVKEKFNSGVTSAELLEYVKNINESMGIEDDERAVAAAEGEERGATRAKIVVENDDTDIVPENAVASALVASNCPAVKKREDCMPLEDFYARMRMTNHRQRMIIEEVIHRLTTDDSEPLRIFFTGPAGCGKTFTLHLIMDVYNRYCKSKKIAYGDTEISRVNAFVACATTGKAAVALNGVTVHSAFKMVMSHSREDKGLSAADLSTFRTLFKGVRCVIIDEVSMLSSDLLRQVDRRLRQIRADRMREPFGAFDVILCGDMRQLPPVRSSEVYKRPKSNGAVFSTEVMAWHNLEYFPLTQVVRQSDVVFSNLLTKIGDGAVLEDFEVELQESRFVDAEEAGSRSEAVRLYYSNADVDAYNDKIAKRSQDKVDHPTRDFITGYRSQDEKDAAARALETSGRVETGNLPATIALCAEKPYMLLKNIDITDGLVNGMVGKLKLIEYDAQGEPCRVWLRCPLELESWPRQSWPSAATDET